In Syntrophotaleaceae bacterium, the DNA window CATCGATGCAAGCAGAGGTTTGCGGCCGCTGAAATCCTCGCGGGAGAGCTCCTGGGGAGTCATTCCGCTTTCCAGTCCGTAAAGCTGCAGATGGTAGATCACGTCGTCTCCCGCCGATTGCCAGGAGAAGGTCGGCAAATCTTCCGAAGACAGTTCGACCCGGGTCAGATTCGGGGGATCGAGCAGTTCGAGGGTGCCGAGGGGCGGGCCCGGGGGCGCCTCGGCCACATAGTAGAAAATGACCGGCTCGTCGAATCCCGTAAGGGGCTCGAGCACCTCGAATTCGACCCGGTGCAGTCCGCCGGCATAGGTGGGGAAAACCGGAGTGGTCGGACTTGCCAGGGCGATGTCCCGCTTTCCGGCCGGCAGGTAGCGGGTGACATGGGCGAGAACCTGACCGTCGACTTTCCATTGCCCCCGCAGGGTGCCGCCTCCGTTGTAGGTCAGGGTGGCGACGGCTCCCAGCCCCCGGCTGTTGCGGGGGACGGTGATCCTCCCGCCCGAGGAGGGGCGTGTCGGGTCCTGTCCGGGGGGATTGGTGAACTCCAGCAGCATATTCACCAGGGAGAACTGCCCCGCGGAAGAAGGCACGATCTGCAGTTCGACTTCCGAATCGGCCGGGAGCAGGTCCACGATCGACGGGGTGAAGGTTCGCCGGAAGAAAATACGGCTCTGGCCGAGTTCAAGGGCGGCGGTCATCACCCTGGCTGGGACGATGATGTTTTCCGTCGAACTCCCCTGATTGTTCACCAGATTGATGGTCAGGCTCCGGTTCCAGGTGCCGAGGAGGGTCCCTTCGCCGGTTTCGAATCGGCCCGCCGGGGAAGTGGCCTGAAAAGGCGGTGAATCGAGCTGAAAGGCGCGGTAGAAGACCGGGACGGAACTGTTTGCTTCGGGAACGATATTGGCAGAGGGCGGAGTGGCGGTCACCGTCAGGGCTGCCGCGACGGCAGGCAGCAGCGGGATAAGCAGCAGGCCGGCCAGGCGGCGGAAAAGAGCAGCTGCCGAGCACTTCAGTTGAAGGGAAAGAGAGCCTTTATCTATCATGGGTATCTCCAAAAAATGAGTATCAGCCGATCAGATCAGCGACAGGGACAGGCCGCCCACACTGAGCAGCAGGAAAAGGGAATAATCCTCCTCCAGATCGTCGCCGGCCCGATCGTCGATGCGATGGTACCGGCCCCGCAGCGACAGAACCTTCCGGGCCTTTTCCAGGAAGGGGAGCTCCAGCCGCCAGTTGTATTGGCAGATGCCGTCGTAACTGATCGACTCCACCGAGTGGTCGTCGGTGCGGGAATCGAGAATGGAAAAGGTCAGATAGAGATCCTGGGTTTCCCCGATGATATAGGTGCCGGCCAGGGTGCCCTGCCACGTCTCGGTGACCGTGTCGCTGCCGGTATCGGTGCGGCCGTAGGACACCGAAGGGTTCAGCGAAAGCCGGTAGTCGGGCTGCCAGCCGAAATTGAGGATCGCCTGATGGGTGCGGCCGTCGGCGTCGGCAGGCGAGTCGTCGGCAAAGCGGGTATAGGTGTAGCTGGGCATCAAATTCCATTTTTCCCGAACGATGGAAATTCCGGCGGTGAGCGATTGGCTCTGGTTTTCGATCGGATCGATCTCGTCCGGCTCGTCCGAACTGTCCTGGAAGGTGAAGTTGCCGTTGAGGAAGACACTGGGCCAGTCGGCCGGGTACAGATTGTAGGACAGGTCCAAAGAGGTATTGCGCACGACCGGCAGGTCGGAGTCGTTCTCAACGTTATCGCGATTGTGCAGCAGGCTGGCTGTCAGACTCGACTCCCGGAAGGTCCTGGTGCCGTAGAGGAGGTATTCCTCGCGGTCGTTGACCCCGGTGACATCGGCGATGCTGCGAAAGTCCTGTCCCAGGTATTTGTAGCCTCCCCCGTAGTCGTAGCTGCCTGCCCGGCCGGAGAAACGGACGGTCCATGCCCGTCCGCTGTCGGACCCTTCCCCGTCGCCCGTATCCTCGTCATAGCGGCTGTAGCTGTATTCGCCGTTCATGCGCAGACCCTCTCCCCACAATGCGGAGGCGAGGGCGAGGCTGTAGATCTGGCCTTTGGAAGGGGCGGCCAGGGTGGCGGTATTGTATCCCCCCGGCGCTCCGTTCTTGCCGGTGATGACGGTTCCCCTGGCGATCAGGCGGCCGTTGTCGAGCAGATCCTGCCCCAGGGAGCCGCCGACTAGCCGCTGGTCGGAACGATCCAGGCCGGTCATGTCGTCGAACCCGGTCACCGGGATGCTGCTCACCATGAAGGCCTGAGCGTGGGTGCCGTCGGCATTGAGTTCCAGCATGGCCCCCCGTCGGGCGATGCTTTCGCCGGTCAATTCGGTGCCCGCCACCACCAGATCGCCAAGGGAAAGGCGCTGGCCCAGGTATTCGATCCGCAGCAGGTAATTGTTGAGGTTGAAGGTGTCGTCCGTCTCCTCTTCCCCCTCCTGCTCGGTCAGCCAGCCGTTGGCATCGAATGCGACCTTGACGTCCCCGCTTTCGACCAGCGAGGTCAGAGTGACGCTGGAGCCGACCTTCCAGTCCGGCTCGGCGCTGCCGTTCTTGCCGAACACCTTGCCGCCGATATCGGCATCGATGACCATGGTGGCGGAAGCCTTGTCGAAGTAGTCCGACTGGGGAACGACGAAGGTCCAGACGCGCGGGGGGAGGATCACTCCATCGGCGTCCATGCTTTCGAGGGTGACAGTATGGGTGCCGAAATCGAGCGGGGTTTGGGGCGTGTAGCGGATCTCCCCCGACTCGATGCTCGCCAGCGGCGAGACATCGACATCGTCCACCAGAAGGCGCATGGAGGACCACTGGGCCGATCCCTCGATCTTGGTGAAATCGATGACGATGGTGGTTGGCGGCTCGGCAATCCGGGTGCCGTCCATCAGGGGCAGCACCAGGCGGGAAGGAACCCCTTGTGGCGGAGAAATCTGGACCAGATTCTCTTCAGCGGTGGCGAAGGTTGACGCCGCCAACGTGATGAGGATCGCAGCCAGGGCGCTTGAGAAAAAACCTCTCCCTGAATACTTCATGCAGACAAACCCTCCATGGAATAACAAAATTGCAGACAACTTCCGCAAAGTCTCGCAAGTTTATTTTCGGGCTCTGCTCCGAACCCGGTAGAGCCTTTCGGTAAAACCGCCTTCCTGCTCAAAAGCGGCAGCCTGGGCGGCGATCTGGCGGTCGAGCAGGCTGCAGGCAACGGCTATCAGGGTCAGGGCGGCATTGGCGGCGATTTCGGGGTAGGTGGACTGGTTGGACTGGGTGGACGTTGTGGACGTTGTGGACGCCTCGGTTTGTCCGTTCTGTCCATCAGGTCCACAAAGTCCACTTTGTCCACCATGTCCATTCCTGGTTTCCCACACCCATTGCGCCACGTCATCGGCAGTGGCGCACCGCCGGGCTATCAGCTCCTTGCGTCGCGGGTCTTCCCGTGGCCAGATCGACAATCCCCGCTGCCGCAGAAAATCCTCGTAATCCAACTTGAGCTCTTCCAGACTGGCCCTGGCCACGTTGGTTAGTTTCAGCTCGGTTTTCTTCGAAGTGCCCGAGGCCTGACTCCCTTCGGCGATGTTCTGCACGCCGCTACGCGCCGCCTGCACCATCTGGTCCCGGGTACGGCTGAATCTGTCGATGTAGCGGTCGCAGAAGCGCACCGTGACGTCATGGACGAGCTGCGCGATCTGAAAGCTTTTCAGGTTACGGTAGCCGCCATGACTGGGAATCAGTTCTTCATGCTCGGTCATTTGCCCTCCTTTTTTCGCGATGCCGAGGTTAATGAAATTTCTATGCAATAACAAGTCCTAAATAACGGCTTCTAAATGAAAAACCCCGCCTCTTGCGAGACGGGGCCATTTTTTCCGGCAATATTGAAGGTCTTTTTATTCCCCTAGGTAGGTGTAGGAGACCAGGGTCTTGTCCAGCAACTCCAGAAAATGGCTCGTCTCCTCGAAGGAGATTTTGCGGGAGGCGACCCCCTTTTCCAGTGTGTCGCGGACATGCTTGAGGATTTCGGGGCCTTTGTACTGAACGTACTTGAGGCTTTCCCAAGTGGCGTCGCCGCTGATGACGGTGTCGATCTTGTAGTTGGTCTTGCGGTTGAAGGAGACGTGCACGGCGTTGGTGTCGCCGAACAGGTTGTGCATGTCGCCGAGTATCTCCTGGTATGCGCCGATCAGGAAAAAGCCGATGTAGTAGTCCTCGCCCGCCTCAATAGTGTGAATAGGCAGATACTCGGTGCGGCCGTTTTCGCCGACGAAGCTGGTGATTTCGCCGTCCGAATCGCATGTGATGTCGGCGATGGAGGCCATGACCTCGGGCTTCTGGTGAAGGCGCTGGATCGGCACGATGGGGAACAGCTGGTCGATGGCCCAGGAGTCGGGTAGCGACTGGAACAGCGAGAAGTTGGCGAAGTAGGTCTGACGCAGGCTCAGCTGGAATTCCTGGAACTCGTCCGGAACGTGTTTAAGGCGTTCGACGATGCCGGTGATCTTTATGAAGATCCTGCTGCAGAGCCATTCGGCGAGGGCCCGGTCGTGCAAGTTCAGGTAACCGAGGTTGAACAGGCTGACCGCTTCCTGGATCAGCTGGATGGTGTCGTGGTAGTCGACTCGCAGCGAGTGGCGATCGAGACTCTGGTAAATGTCGACCAGCTTCTGTACTGTCGGTGACAGATTCTCGGTTTTCTCCAGGGCTTCGTCGAAATCGGGCAGGTCGTTCTGGGTATTGGTATTGAGAATGTTGGTCACCAGCACCGAGTAGTGGGCAACGGTGGCTCGTCCTGATTCGGAAATGATGTTCGGGCAGGGCACGCCGGCTTCGTCGCAGATGTTCTTGACCTGGTAGACCACGTCGTTGGCATATTCGTCAATAGTGTAGTTGGCGCTGGAGAAGTCGCTCGATTTGGACCCGTCGTAGTCGACCCCCATGCCACCGCCGATGTCGAGGAATTGCAGGTTGACCCCCATCTTGCGCATTTCCACGTAGATGCGGGTCCCTTCGATCAGGGCGTTCTTGATTTTGTCGATCTTGGTGATTTGGCTGCCGATATGGAAGTGCAGCAGCTTCACCGTATCGAGCATATTATTTTCCTTGAGGATCTCGACTGCAGCCAGAATCTCCGAAATCTTCAGGCCGAATTTGGCCTCCTCGCCGCCGGAGGTCGCCCATTTGCCGGTCCCTTTTGAGGAAAGCTTGACCCTGAAGCCGAGTTTGGGGACGATGCCCGATTTTTTTGAAAGGGCGATGATTTTTTCCAGCTCGAACAGCTTTTCGACCACGATGGTGATGTCGTAGTCGATGCGGGTGGCATAGAGGACCATTTCGATGAAATCGTTGTCCTTGTAGCCGTTGCAGATAATCGGCAGATTTTCTCCGGTAGCGAAGGAGATGGCCGCCACCAGTTCCGGTTTGGACCCGACTTCCAGTCCCATTTTATGTTTCTTGCCGAAATTGGCGATGGCCTCCACCACCTGCCGCTGCTGGTTGACCTTGATCGGGAAGAAGGTCTGGTAACCGGCCGGATACTGGTATTCGGCGATGGCATTCTTGAAGGCGCGGTTGATGGCGCCGATGCGC includes these proteins:
- a CDS encoding four helix bundle suffix domain-containing protein, whose protein sequence is MTEHEELIPSHGGYRNLKSFQIAQLVHDVTVRFCDRYIDRFSRTRDQMVQAARSGVQNIAEGSQASGTSKKTELKLTNVARASLEELKLDYEDFLRQRGLSIWPREDPRRKELIARRCATADDVAQWVWETRNGHGGQSGLCGPDGQNGQTEASTTSTTSTQSNQSTYPEIAANAALTLIAVACSLLDRQIAAQAAAFEQEGGFTERLYRVRSRARK
- the speA gene encoding arginine decarboxylase encodes the protein MKRWSIKDSAKIYNLPNWGDDFFSINKKGNMCVHPSPSSKYAIDLRALVDDLIKRNIKPPILLRFMDVLQGRIGAINRAFKNAIAEYQYPAGYQTFFPIKVNQQRQVVEAIANFGKKHKMGLEVGSKPELVAAISFATGENLPIICNGYKDNDFIEMVLYATRIDYDITIVVEKLFELEKIIALSKKSGIVPKLGFRVKLSSKGTGKWATSGGEEAKFGLKISEILAAVEILKENNMLDTVKLLHFHIGSQITKIDKIKNALIEGTRIYVEMRKMGVNLQFLDIGGGMGVDYDGSKSSDFSSANYTIDEYANDVVYQVKNICDEAGVPCPNIISESGRATVAHYSVLVTNILNTNTQNDLPDFDEALEKTENLSPTVQKLVDIYQSLDRHSLRVDYHDTIQLIQEAVSLFNLGYLNLHDRALAEWLCSRIFIKITGIVERLKHVPDEFQEFQLSLRQTYFANFSLFQSLPDSWAIDQLFPIVPIQRLHQKPEVMASIADITCDSDGEITSFVGENGRTEYLPIHTIEAGEDYYIGFFLIGAYQEILGDMHNLFGDTNAVHVSFNRKTNYKIDTVISGDATWESLKYVQYKGPEILKHVRDTLEKGVASRKISFEETSHFLELLDKTLVSYTYLGE